In Quercus lobata isolate SW786 chromosome 12, ValleyOak3.0 Primary Assembly, whole genome shotgun sequence, a genomic segment contains:
- the LOC115970433 gene encoding uncharacterized protein LOC115970433, with protein MGKGINKIQATVQESLLQHLYNKATGKSDSTTLKLNIPECDLYGDEPCKIWSDHYHHGTGSTTLLLTENNKNNKNNMKKNEELYVFTKLKKKSVKGTRFDRTVGDKGAWKGEDSGVKIYCDDKTSALETETATPPIRVHGLKKRYRYESSSKSVNDDDGRWIMYEYSLDASMLPHAKFPDYVLCRIKKNDEPEKKRKVREPENAKKMKENKGDQRTKPEHIHEKTKVVSLEIQENKQLEPICNNNGIPSAKTTTTNPSKVAAIDAELQPVSDRVIIDLTDDDDHDNSASEDAVVINNIGTTLVVKQLDSKDSPPEKLAIESPKVDESLEEIDWDIAFAEELVEGQSQPMQEPGIEMLPNLLFLEDWLVIKVLK; from the exons ATGGGTAAGGGTATCAACAAGATTCAAGCCACAGTGCAAGAAAGCCTCCTCCAACACCTTTACAACAAAGCAACAGGAAAATCAGACAGTACTACTCTCAAATTGAATATCCCAGAGTGTGACTTGTATGGTGATGAGCCTTGCAAGATTTGGAGTGATCATTATCATCATGGGACTGGTAGTACAACGTTGTTGTTAACTGAGAACaataagaacaacaagaacaacaTGAAGAAAAACGAAGAGCTTTACGTGTTCACAAagctgaagaagaagagtgtCAAGGGCACACGTTTTGATCGGACGGTAGGGGACAAGGGTGCATGGAAAGGCGAGGACTCCGGCGTCAAGATTTATTGTGACGACAAAACTAGTGCTCTTGAGACTGAGACGGCAACGCCGCCGATCAGGGTTCATGGGTTGAAGAAAAGGTATCGGTATGAGAGTAGTTCTAAGTCGGTGAACGATGATGATGGGCGTTGGATCATGTACGAGTATAGCCTTGATGCCTCCATGCTTCCACATGCAAAA TTCCCAGATTATGTTCTCTGTCgaattaaaaagaatgatgaaccagaaaagaagagaaaagtaaGAGAACCAGAGAATGCaaagaagatgaaagagaaTAAAGGTGATCAAAGGACGAAGCCTGAGCATATACACGAGAAAACAAAGGTGGTTTCACttgaaatacaagaaaacaaacaattGGAGCCTATATGCAACAACAATGGCATACCATCAGCAAAGACAACCACCACAAATCCTAGTAAGGTTGCAGCTATTGATGCTGAGTTGCAACCTGTCAGTGATAGAGTTATTATTGACTTGACCGATGATGATGATCACGACAATTCCGCTAGTGAAGATGCGGTAGTGATCAACAATATTGGAACTACATTAGTGGTAAAACAATTGGATTCAAAGGACTCACCCCCAGAGAAATTAGCGATTGAATCTCCTAAAGTGGATGAGTCATTGGAGGAGATTGACTGGGATATAGCATTTGCTGAAGAGCTAGTGGAAGGTCAATCACAGCCTATGCAAGAGCCAGGGATTGAGATGTTGCCTAATCTGTTATTTCTAGAGGATTGGCTAGTTATCAAAGTCTTAAAATGA